The following are encoded in a window of Amaranthus tricolor cultivar Red isolate AtriRed21 chromosome 2, ASM2621246v1, whole genome shotgun sequence genomic DNA:
- the LOC130805617 gene encoding uncharacterized protein LOC130805617, translating into MNTDEKFAEMALAIQQLSQTVARLAINQQEGNIPAQHHGRNTEDRTMRIDVSKFAGTTHNPEEYLDWEVELERYFEFKDTPEEQKYKLAKIKMNKPAAIWLEGVQKQRRRENRERINTWGKLKKHLRRKYVPSSYKQQLYVQWSTLRQGSKSVADYIQEWEKLAVLCDINEPEEMKVGKFIEGLREDLREKLEIIPHLTFDIACNSALTYEKYSRKKNTYAQPYRSVSSKTNTTSSSLGNIGIGTNRINNSANTTTPSRPRDQPNVPMKDIVCFKCHGHGHIKRDCPNIRDFTNIEWTEINDRERRPRAILVARDGKEEVIIPPRPTDEPEGSYVLTNLGTLQRTEPGETEGEESDAEAREQLYPEEGSYHLLIRRNFHATPKGKKSDQRESIFQTKCRIKDRVCDLIIDGGSETNCVSAQLVQDLNLHTQNHPNPYKLRWFVSKAEGFVKKQCLINFSIGSYHDAILCDVLDMSACHILLGRPWHHDRHSIHNGFTNIYTIRHEGKLKDLIPLPPYKISLTPTKQKKVSFIMSKGEFHKEIKEGGELLFLFTKEVSENQDQYHPRVLELLEEFSDVFPQELPEGLPPLRGIEHQIDLIPGSQIPNKIVYRTNSQEALELQKQVDELLAKGYVRESISPCAVPTLLVPKKDGTWCMCIDSRSVNNITIKYRFPIPRIDDMLDELTGTQWFSKIDLRSGYHQIRMKEGDEWKTAFKTKYGFKELEEHFRHLRLVFKVLREQRLYGKLEKCHFLSQEISFLGFIINREGVKEDPKKIKAIQDWPTPNSITQIRPFHGLASFYRRFIHNFSSIMAPITECTKKERSSMDTRGTKGL; encoded by the exons ATGAACACTGATGAAAAATTTGCTGAAATGGCCTTAGCTATCCAACAACTCTCACAAACTGTAGCTAGGTTAGCCATTAACCAACAAGAAGGGAACATACCTGCACAACATCATGGAAGGAACACTGAGGATAGAACCATGAGAATTGATGTGTCTAAATTTGCAGGAACCACCCATAACCCTGAGGAATATTTAGATTGGGAGGTTGAATTAGAGAGATATTTTGAGTTCAAGGACACACCTGAAGAACAGAAATACAAGCTGGctaagatcaaaatgaataaaccgGCAGCCATTTGGCTTGAAGGGGTACAGAAACAAAGGAGGAGGGAAAACAGAGAGAGGATCAATACTTGGGGTAAATTGAAGAAACATCTTAGGAGAAAATATGTGCCTTCATCCTATAAACAACAACTTTATGTACAATGGAGCACACTTAGGCAAGGTAGCAAGTCTGTAGCAGATTATATTCAAGAGTGGGAAAAACTTGCTGTCCTATGTGACATTAATGAGCCAGAAGAAATGAAAGTAGGGAAATTCATTGAAGGGTTAAGGGAAGACCTAAGGGAAAAGCTTGAAATCATACCACACCTAACATTTGACATAGCATGTAATAGTGCCCTTACATATGAGAAATATTCGAGGAAAAAGAACACATATGCACAGCCCTACAGATCTGTTTCTTCCAAAACCAACACCACCAGTAGCAGTTTAGGGAATATAGGCATAGGCACCAACAGAATCAACAATAGTGCCAACACCACAACACCTAGTAGACCTAGAGACCAGCCAAATGTACCTATGAAAGACATTGTATGCTTTAAGTGCCATGGCCATGGTCATATCAAAAGAGATTGCCCTAATATAAGAGATTTTACTAACATAGAATGGACTGAGATTAATGATAGAGAGAGGAGACCTAGAGCTATTCTTGTGGCTAGGGATGGGAAGGAAGAAGTCATAATACCCCCCAGACCTACTGATGAACCAGAAGGCTCTTATGTTTTGACCAACCTAGGAACATTACAGAGGACAGAACCAGGGGAGACTGAGGGTGAAGAGTCAGATGCAGAGGCCAGAGAGCAACTATACCCTGAGGAAGGAAGTTACCATTTGCTAATAAGAAGGAATTTTCATGCTACACCCAAAGGGAAAAAGTCAGACCAAAGAGAGAGTATATTTCAAACAAAGTGCAGAATTAAGGATAGGGTATGTGACCTAATAATTGATGGGGGAAGTGAGACTAATTGTGTGAGTGCACAGCTAGTTCAGGATCTAAACCTACACACACAAAACCACCCTAACCCTTATAAACTAAGATGGTTTGTTAGCAAGGCTGAGGGTTTTGTAAAGAAGCAATGTTTGATTAACTTCTCCATAGGTTCATATCATGATGCGATACTATGTGATGTTTTGGATATGAGTGCATGCCACATATTATTGGGAAGACCTTGGCATCATGATAGACACTCAATACACAATGGCTTCACCAATATCTACACTATTAGGCATGAAGGAAAATTAAAAGACCTCATACCCTTGCCACCATATAAAATCAGTCTCACACCAACTAAGCAAAAGAAGGTAAGTTTCATTATGAGCAAAGGAGAGTTCCACAAGGAAATTAAAGAAGGAGGGGAGctactatttttattcactaAGGAAGTAAGTGAGAATCAAGATCAATACCATCCTAGGGTCTTAGAATTATTAGAAGAATTTAGTGATGTTTTTCCACAAGAACTACCTGAGGGGCTACCACCTTTGAGGGGAATAGAACATCAAATCGACCTAATACCAGGATCACAAATTCCAAACAAGATAGTATATAGGACAAATTCCCAAGAAGCCTTAGAATTACAAAAACAAGTGGATGAACTTTTGGCCAAGGGGTATGTTAGAGAGAGTATCAGTCCTTGTGCTGTACCAACCTTGTTAGTACCTAAGAAGGATGGGACATGGTGTATGTGCATTGATAGTCGAAGTGTGAATAACATCACAATCAAGTATAGGTTTCCTATTCCTCGTATAGATGACATGTTAGATGAACTCACAGGGACACAGTGGTTTAGTAAGATAGATTTGAGAAGTGGGTATCATCAAATACGAATGAAGGAGGGAGACGAATGGAAGACagcatttaaaacaaaatatggatt CAAGGAATTAGAAGAACACTTTAGGCATTTAAGGTTAGTTTTCAAGGTCCTTAGGGAACAAAGATTGTATGGAAAACTAGAAAAATGCCACTTTCTAAGTCAAGAAATTAGTTTCCTAGGATTCATCATCAATAGAGAAGGGGTAAAAGAAGATCCAAAGAAAATAAAGGCTATCCAGGATTGGCCAACACCTAATAGTATCACCCAAATAAGACCATTTCATGGATTGGCTTCTTTTTACAGAAGATTTATCCATAACTTTAGTTCCATCATGGCCCCAATAACTGAATGCACAAAAAAAGAGAGAAGTTCAATGGACACAAGGGGCACAAAAGGCCTTTGA